From one Bacteroides eggerthii genomic stretch:
- a CDS encoding sodium:solute symporter: protein MDITLLDYLVFFVFVSGVVLFGCSFYFRSRKGAAAFTSAEGTLPTWVVGMSIFATFVSSISFLGLPGDAYKGNWNPFVFSLSIPIATWLAAKVFIPLYRGINSVSAYHYLEMRFGYWARCYVAVCYLLTQLARIGSILLLLALPLNTMFGWDIQTIIFCTGIATLIYTLLGGIAAVVWTDAIQGIILIVGAVVCALLLTFTMPEGPGQLFDIALEHDKFSLGSFGANLAEPTFWVVLIYGLFVNMQNYGIDQNYVQRYMTTRSTAEAVKSTLLGGLLYIPVSLVFVYIGTALFSYYVAQPELLPTGTPSDQVFPWFIVHGLPTGLTGLIIASLFSAGMSTVATSINSSATIVLTDFVKRLSSKELSERKSMQVLYVASFLVGMLGVVMGLMMMHIDGILDAWWKLASIFSGGMLGLFLLGVVCRNVKRVHAVVAVILGLLVIAWMSLSPLINEGSPFYCFRSSLHTYLTIVFGTVVIFLTGFLLTKFAKKTI, encoded by the coding sequence ATGGATATAACCTTGCTTGATTATCTCGTTTTTTTTGTTTTTGTGAGTGGAGTTGTTCTTTTTGGATGTTCGTTTTATTTCCGCAGTCGCAAAGGGGCTGCGGCATTCACTTCAGCAGAAGGAACATTGCCTACATGGGTTGTAGGCATGTCAATATTTGCAACGTTTGTCAGTAGCATTAGTTTCTTAGGATTGCCAGGAGATGCCTACAAAGGGAATTGGAATCCGTTTGTGTTTAGTCTTTCGATACCAATTGCTACATGGCTTGCTGCAAAGGTATTTATTCCTCTGTACAGAGGGATAAATAGTGTATCTGCCTATCATTATCTCGAAATGCGTTTTGGCTATTGGGCACGTTGTTATGTAGCCGTTTGTTATCTATTGACGCAACTTGCACGCATAGGATCGATACTGTTGTTACTGGCTTTGCCATTGAATACCATGTTTGGGTGGGACATTCAGACTATAATATTCTGCACAGGTATAGCTACACTTATATATACTTTACTTGGCGGCATTGCTGCTGTGGTCTGGACAGATGCTATACAGGGAATTATACTTATTGTAGGAGCTGTGGTGTGTGCATTGTTACTTACCTTTACTATGCCTGAAGGACCAGGACAACTCTTTGATATAGCTTTGGAACACGATAAGTTTAGCCTTGGGAGTTTCGGTGCAAATCTTGCTGAGCCGACATTTTGGGTAGTACTGATATATGGATTGTTTGTCAATATGCAGAATTATGGTATAGATCAAAACTATGTACAGCGTTATATGACGACTCGTTCAACAGCAGAAGCTGTGAAATCGACTTTGTTGGGTGGTTTACTCTACATTCCGGTATCTCTTGTGTTCGTCTATATCGGAACAGCATTATTCTCATACTATGTAGCTCAACCTGAACTGTTACCTACAGGAACCCCGTCTGATCAGGTCTTTCCATGGTTTATTGTTCATGGACTTCCCACAGGACTTACTGGACTTATCATTGCTTCTTTATTTTCAGCTGGTATGTCCACTGTTGCCACGAGCATCAACTCTTCGGCAACGATTGTTTTGACAGATTTTGTTAAACGGCTTTCTTCAAAGGAACTATCTGAGAGGAAAAGCATGCAAGTATTATATGTTGCATCGTTCTTGGTGGGCATGTTGGGGGTCGTTATGGGCTTAATGATGATGCATATTGACGGAATCTTGGATGCTTGGTGGAAATTGGCATCGATTTTTAGTGGTGGAATGCTTGGCTTGTTCCTGCTGGGGGTGGTTTGTCGAAATGTTAAACGTGTGCATGCTGTTGTAGCAGTTATATTGGGTTTATTGGTTATTGCATGGATGAGTCTGTCTCCCTTAATTAATGAAGGTTCACCTTTCTATTGTTTTCGTAGTTCATTGCATACATACCTTACAATTGTTTTTGGAACGGTTGTCATATTCCTTACAGGATTTCTACTTACAAAATTTGCGAAAAAGACAATTTGA